One Thermicanus aegyptius DSM 12793 DNA segment encodes these proteins:
- a CDS encoding glycoside hydrolase family 130 protein — protein MKEVKIIGEKLSNIPWQEKPEGYDGPVWRHSENPIIRRNPVKGVSRIFNSAVAPFDGKFVGVFRAETVNGRPHLHLGWSEDGLHWKIDEERILFVDEEGKPYQPRYAYDPRLVKIEGSYYIIWCTDFYGASIGLAKTDDFKTFIRLENPFLPFNRNGVLFPKRINGNYVMLSRPSDSGHTPFGDIFLSESPDLKYWGKHRHVMSKGGKGWWSNVKIGGGPAPIETTEGWLLFYHGVTGTCNGLVYSMGAAILDPDEPSRVKYRSENFVLTPEEWYEEKGFVDNVVFPCATLTDAESGRIAIYYGAADTYVGIAYTTVDEIVKYVINTGEEVADDRELGRM, from the coding sequence ATGAAAGAGGTAAAAATCATCGGCGAAAAATTGTCCAATATTCCGTGGCAAGAAAAACCGGAAGGATATGATGGGCCGGTATGGCGTCATTCTGAAAATCCTATCATCCGTAGAAATCCTGTAAAAGGAGTTTCCCGCATATTTAACAGTGCGGTGGCACCGTTTGACGGGAAATTCGTCGGCGTATTTAGAGCGGAAACCGTCAATGGCCGCCCTCATTTGCATTTGGGATGGAGCGAGGATGGCTTACACTGGAAGATTGATGAAGAGCGCATTCTATTTGTGGATGAAGAAGGAAAGCCTTATCAACCCCGTTATGCTTATGACCCGCGTCTCGTAAAAATAGAGGGTTCCTATTATATTATCTGGTGTACCGATTTTTATGGCGCCTCCATTGGATTGGCAAAAACCGATGATTTTAAAACCTTTATACGCCTGGAAAATCCCTTCCTTCCCTTTAATCGTAACGGCGTTTTATTCCCGAAGCGGATCAATGGAAATTACGTTATGTTATCTCGCCCGAGCGACAGTGGCCATACGCCGTTTGGTGATATTTTTCTGAGTGAGAGTCCCGACCTGAAATATTGGGGGAAACATCGTCATGTGATGAGTAAAGGCGGCAAAGGCTGGTGGTCCAATGTGAAGATTGGAGGAGGCCCGGCGCCTATTGAAACGACAGAAGGGTGGCTACTCTTTTACCACGGGGTTACGGGCACATGCAATGGATTGGTTTACAGCATGGGTGCGGCCATTTTGGATCCGGACGAGCCGTCCAGGGTGAAATACCGTTCAGAGAACTTTGTTCTTACCCCGGAAGAATGGTATGAAGAAAAAGGATTTGTCGATAACGTCGTCTTCCCATGCGCAACCTTAACGGATGCGGAGTCCGGAAGAATCGCCATTTATTATGGGGCGGCGGATACCTACGTGGGGATTGCGTATACGACCGTGGATGAAATAGTGAAGTACGTGATAAATACCGGTGAGGAAGTGGCTGACGACCGTGAATTGGGAAGAATGTGA
- a CDS encoding ABC transporter substrate-binding protein, whose protein sequence is MRGKLLSITLVAVFVLSLIAGCGSTQNGSGTGTNTNGGEQGVSQNAGGNDIKGEITVITQRTDIVDTVFKEYAKKFNEKYPNVTVKFEAIADYEGQISIRMNTKDYGDVLLIPTSIPIADIPDFFEPLGDLTDMQQNYLGIEERAVNGKVYGIPIAINYSGIVYNKKVFEKAGVTKVPTTPDEFIAALEKVKENTDAIPLYTNYAAGWPLTQWEADLPTVAGDPDYVNITQVNEQDNFVPGKPHYELYKLMYDVAKKGLIEKDPTTTDWENSKRMMAQGKIATMVLGSWAIGQIQGFAENPDDIGYMPFPTNAKRIIFPLGADYNLAINVNSKNKPAAKAWLDWFIHESNYATEQAYGLSPVKDAPLPEALKQFEGTNIEFVFNTPAKPGQEGLVDKIDKAAEIGLWQPDFKKRIIEAAIGNTNETYDEIMKDLNDRWVKARAEIMK, encoded by the coding sequence ATGAGGGGAAAGCTACTTTCTATTACCTTAGTAGCTGTATTCGTCCTCAGCCTAATCGCGGGTTGCGGCAGTACACAAAACGGTAGCGGCACTGGCACGAACACGAACGGAGGTGAACAGGGAGTTTCCCAGAACGCCGGAGGCAATGACATTAAGGGAGAAATTACCGTTATTACTCAAAGGACCGACATCGTGGATACGGTTTTTAAAGAGTACGCCAAGAAATTTAACGAGAAGTATCCTAATGTAACCGTAAAGTTTGAAGCGATAGCCGACTATGAAGGTCAAATTTCCATCCGCATGAATACGAAAGATTACGGAGATGTCCTCCTAATCCCCACCAGTATCCCTATCGCGGATATTCCGGATTTCTTTGAACCGCTTGGGGATTTGACGGATATGCAACAGAACTATTTGGGCATTGAAGAAAGGGCCGTAAATGGAAAGGTTTACGGAATTCCGATCGCAATCAACTATTCAGGGATTGTATACAACAAGAAGGTATTTGAGAAAGCAGGCGTAACCAAAGTTCCGACGACGCCCGATGAATTTATTGCCGCTTTGGAGAAAGTGAAGGAAAATACGGATGCGATTCCGCTTTACACCAACTATGCGGCGGGGTGGCCTTTAACCCAATGGGAAGCGGATTTGCCTACGGTGGCGGGTGACCCTGATTATGTAAATATTACACAAGTTAATGAACAAGATAATTTCGTGCCTGGCAAACCTCATTATGAGCTTTATAAGTTGATGTATGATGTGGCAAAGAAAGGATTAATCGAAAAAGATCCGACCACCACGGACTGGGAGAATTCCAAGAGGATGATGGCACAGGGGAAAATTGCCACTATGGTGTTAGGATCCTGGGCGATTGGGCAGATTCAGGGTTTTGCCGAGAATCCCGATGATATCGGGTACATGCCGTTCCCAACCAATGCGAAACGGATTATTTTCCCATTGGGGGCAGATTATAACTTAGCTATTAATGTGAACAGCAAAAACAAGCCTGCCGCAAAAGCCTGGTTGGATTGGTTCATCCATGAGTCGAATTACGCTACGGAGCAGGCATACGGATTAAGCCCCGTCAAGGATGCCCCGCTTCCGGAAGCCCTTAAACAATTTGAAGGGACAAACATCGAATTTGTATTTAATACTCCAGCAAAACCCGGCCAAGAAGGATTGGTGGATAAGATAGATAAAGCTGCCGAAATCGGTTTATGGCAACCGGATTTCAAAAAGAGGATTATTGAGGCGGCCATCGGCAACACCAACGAAACCTATGATGAGATTATGAAAGATTTGAATGATCGATGGGTAAAAGCGAGAGCGGAGATCATGAAATAG
- a CDS encoding MarR family winged helix-turn-helix transcriptional regulator gives MEDLRPIFQLLERKLGFLNAECCDTCCGQEISVIQSHILYEIHRRHHPSMQEVAGALGMDISTFSRQIKTLVEKGIVKKTPNPDDQRVQNLSLTPEGVSMENRIHDYVNTQLNALFSRMTPFERETVLRSLQLLIQTMEKAGSCCIPLR, from the coding sequence GTGGAGGATTTAAGACCCATCTTTCAACTTCTCGAACGGAAATTAGGCTTTTTAAACGCAGAATGCTGCGACACCTGCTGCGGGCAAGAAATCTCAGTCATCCAAAGCCATATTCTTTATGAGATTCACCGGCGCCATCATCCCTCCATGCAGGAGGTGGCCGGTGCATTGGGGATGGATATCAGCACCTTTAGCCGTCAGATCAAAACCTTGGTGGAGAAAGGGATTGTGAAGAAGACGCCGAACCCAGACGACCAACGGGTTCAGAATTTATCCCTCACTCCCGAAGGGGTTAGTATGGAGAACCGTATTCATGATTATGTGAATACCCAATTGAATGCTCTTTTTTCCCGAATGACCCCCTTTGAGAGAGAGACGGTCCTCCGCTCCCTTCAGTTGCTGATCCAGACGATGGAGAAGGCTGGTTCTTGTTGTATTCCGCTAAGATAA
- a CDS encoding carbohydrate ABC transporter permease — protein MNFKQVILSTLKYLSLLLGVVFALLPLVVVFFSSLKTGEEMANTSPLDPPGNWFNFRNYLRAFLEGNMLTGFLNTAFILAVSIAGATLMGAMIAYVLHRFNFRGKTLLTGAFLLAALIPGVTTQVATFQIINALGLFNTHWAAILLYMGTDIISVYIFLQFLENIPVSLDEAAMLDGASYITIFRKIIFPLLKPAIVTVLIVKGVAIYNDFYTPFLYMPKTELQTISTALFKFKGPYGSQWEVISAGIMIAIIPTLIAFLSLQKYIYNGFTQGSVK, from the coding sequence ATGAACTTCAAACAGGTGATTCTAAGCACGCTGAAATACTTGTCATTGCTTCTTGGCGTTGTCTTTGCCCTTCTTCCTCTCGTTGTGGTTTTTTTCTCCTCACTGAAAACAGGGGAAGAGATGGCAAATACGAGCCCTCTCGATCCGCCCGGAAATTGGTTCAATTTCAGGAACTACCTCAGGGCCTTCCTTGAAGGAAACATGTTAACAGGTTTTCTAAACACGGCCTTCATTCTGGCGGTCTCCATAGCGGGGGCAACCTTAATGGGGGCGATGATTGCCTACGTTTTACATCGCTTTAATTTCAGAGGGAAAACACTGCTCACCGGCGCATTTCTGCTGGCGGCTCTTATACCAGGAGTAACGACCCAGGTCGCCACCTTTCAAATCATTAATGCTTTAGGTCTGTTCAACACCCATTGGGCTGCCATTCTTCTCTATATGGGAACGGATATTATCTCCGTCTATATCTTTCTTCAATTCTTGGAAAACATTCCCGTTTCCCTGGATGAAGCGGCCATGTTGGACGGAGCCTCTTATATTACGATCTTTCGAAAAATCATTTTCCCCTTGCTGAAACCGGCCATCGTCACAGTGCTCATCGTGAAAGGGGTCGCTATTTATAACGACTTTTATACACCGTTCCTCTATATGCCAAAGACCGAACTACAAACCATTTCTACCGCCCTGTTCAAGTTTAAAGGGCCGTATGGATCTCAATGGGAGGTTATTAGTGCCGGTATCATGATCGCCATCATTCCGACCCTGATCGCCTTCCTCTCCTTGCAAAAGTATATTTACAACGGATTTACCCAAGGGTCTGTAAAATAA
- a CDS encoding permease, which yields MIWEIVQNFFWIGLELTAFFIGITFLIQLLQGLIPIEKLKTYMFSENVFLGAAVSLLLAFVTPFCSCSTIPIVVSLLNQKIRFGYVMIFLFASPLLDPTIFTLMAATLGIKVSVVYLITTSLFSVLIGFMLERLRFEKQVKKVMVADLPMVANKLDAKGTFMETIHLLKSVYPYLIIGVFLGAVIHGAVPAEWISMYLGGGQWWLVTLAALIGIPLYIRLSTMIPISQILIAKGMALAPVMALIISSTGASLPEVAMLHSIFHKRLVAAFLLSVFSMATLSGLLFYLL from the coding sequence ATGATTTGGGAGATCGTGCAAAACTTCTTTTGGATTGGATTGGAATTAACCGCATTCTTTATTGGCATCACATTTCTCATCCAATTGTTACAAGGACTCATTCCCATAGAGAAGTTGAAAACGTACATGTTTAGCGAGAATGTATTTTTAGGTGCCGCCGTTTCTCTCCTTCTGGCCTTTGTAACCCCATTTTGCTCCTGTTCCACCATCCCGATCGTTGTCAGTTTGCTGAATCAGAAAATAAGATTTGGCTATGTGATGATCTTTCTGTTTGCTTCCCCGCTCCTGGATCCGACCATTTTCACATTAATGGCTGCGACTTTGGGCATAAAAGTATCCGTGGTTTATCTGATCACAACCTCCCTCTTCTCCGTTCTGATCGGTTTCATGCTTGAAAGGTTGAGATTTGAAAAGCAGGTGAAAAAAGTGATGGTTGCCGATCTACCCATGGTCGCGAACAAGTTGGATGCCAAGGGGACATTTATGGAGACAATTCATCTGCTGAAATCTGTCTATCCTTACTTAATCATTGGGGTTTTCTTAGGAGCCGTGATCCACGGCGCCGTTCCTGCCGAGTGGATCTCCATGTATCTGGGGGGAGGGCAATGGTGGCTTGTCACCTTAGCGGCACTGATCGGGATTCCCCTCTATATTCGACTATCTACCATGATTCCTATCTCTCAAATCTTGATTGCGAAAGGGATGGCCTTGGCTCCTGTCATGGCCCTTATCATCAGTTCCACCGGCGCAAGCCTGCCGGAAGTGGCCATGCTACACTCCATCTTCCATAAAAGATTGGTCGCTGCCTTTCTCCTCTCCGTCTTTTCGATGGCGACCCTCTCCGGACTGCTCTTCTATTTGCTATAG
- the nfsA gene encoding oxygen-insensitive NADPH nitroreductase: protein MNQVIELIQSHRSIRKYKDTPLTNEQVETIIQSAQMASSSNHMQAYSVIGVTDPNVKKRLAILAGNQVYVERCPLFLVWCADLHRLKVACSLQDTEMVAGTTENFIVATVDTALAAQNAAIAAESMGLGIVYIGGIRNNPKEVAKLLHLPELVYPVFGMCVGMPDHDPGQRPRLPLELIYHENRYDPEKAKKGIEEYDQMMRRYYLNRTHHSRDTTWSKEMAAIMRQPNRKHLRSFLEGQGFRLE, encoded by the coding sequence ATGAACCAAGTCATTGAACTAATCCAAAGTCACAGATCGATCAGAAAATATAAAGATACCCCTTTGACAAATGAGCAGGTGGAAACGATCATCCAATCGGCTCAGATGGCCTCTTCCTCCAACCATATGCAAGCGTACAGTGTCATTGGCGTAACTGACCCAAATGTAAAAAAACGACTGGCCATCCTGGCGGGTAACCAAGTATACGTCGAACGGTGCCCGTTATTCCTCGTTTGGTGTGCCGACTTACATCGTCTCAAGGTGGCTTGTTCCCTGCAAGATACGGAGATGGTGGCCGGTACGACGGAGAACTTTATCGTGGCCACCGTTGACACGGCGCTGGCGGCTCAAAACGCCGCAATCGCTGCCGAATCGATGGGATTAGGGATTGTCTACATCGGCGGGATCCGCAATAACCCCAAAGAGGTGGCAAAGCTCCTTCATCTGCCGGAGTTGGTCTATCCCGTCTTCGGCATGTGCGTTGGCATGCCCGACCATGACCCGGGACAACGTCCACGATTGCCCCTGGAGTTGATTTACCACGAAAACCGCTATGATCCTGAAAAAGCGAAAAAGGGGATTGAAGAATATGACCAAATGATGAGGCGCTATTATTTGAATCGGACCCATCATAGCCGGGATACCACATGGTCGAAGGAAATGGCCGCCATCATGCGCCAACCGAACCGCAAGCACCTGCGCTCCTTCCTGGAAGGGCAAGGGTTTCGATTGGAGTGA
- a CDS encoding MalY/PatB family protein: MPYSFDEKVEMRQTGSIKWEHLHKIFGAEDLTPMWVADMDFKGPEPVIEAVKRRAELGIYGYTKPPEYLFESVSRWMENRHGWFVSTEWLSYSPGVVTALSASVRLFTSVGDPVVIQPPVYPPFFKVVEENRRQLVLNPLRWVDGKYRMDFDDLREKVKVSGAKMLILCSPHNPVGRVWEREELEELAQICLEHDLMVVSDEIHADLVYKPNRHIPFLSLSAELEERTIVCTAPSKTFNMAGLQASFIIIPNPNLRESFNAYMEKEHLAVINPFAVVAADAAYRHGDEWLDQVLDYLRGNLEFLVDFVEKRIPPLKVILPEGTYLVWIDFRPLGLAPGELQEFLVKKAKVALNAGSTFGEEGKGFMRMNIAAPRSILEEALMKIETAVASIKPAER; encoded by the coding sequence ATGCCCTATTCCTTCGATGAAAAAGTGGAGATGAGACAAACCGGTTCCATCAAGTGGGAGCATCTCCATAAAATTTTTGGTGCCGAGGATTTGACCCCCATGTGGGTGGCCGATATGGATTTTAAAGGTCCGGAGCCTGTGATCGAGGCCGTGAAGCGGAGAGCGGAGCTTGGCATCTATGGCTATACCAAACCCCCGGAGTATCTCTTCGAGTCCGTCTCCCGTTGGATGGAGAACCGGCATGGTTGGTTTGTGTCGACCGAGTGGCTGAGCTACTCGCCGGGGGTTGTAACGGCGCTAAGCGCGAGTGTCCGGCTCTTTACCTCCGTGGGGGATCCTGTCGTCATTCAGCCTCCCGTATATCCCCCGTTCTTTAAGGTGGTAGAGGAGAACCGGCGGCAATTGGTCTTAAATCCGCTGAGATGGGTTGACGGGAAATATCGAATGGACTTTGATGATTTGCGGGAAAAGGTGAAGGTGAGCGGGGCGAAAATGCTTATTCTATGCAGTCCCCATAACCCGGTGGGACGGGTTTGGGAGAGAGAGGAATTGGAGGAGTTGGCCCAAATCTGTCTCGAGCATGATCTGATGGTCGTATCCGATGAAATCCATGCCGATCTGGTCTATAAACCGAACCGGCATATCCCGTTTCTTTCTCTTTCTGCGGAATTGGAAGAGAGAACCATCGTCTGTACGGCTCCCAGCAAAACCTTCAACATGGCGGGTCTTCAAGCCTCCTTCATCATCATCCCGAACCCGAACCTTCGGGAAAGTTTCAATGCCTATATGGAGAAGGAGCATCTGGCTGTCATCAACCCTTTTGCCGTGGTTGCCGCTGATGCGGCATATCGGCATGGCGACGAATGGTTGGATCAAGTGTTGGACTATCTCCGGGGCAATCTGGAGTTTCTGGTCGATTTTGTGGAAAAACGAATCCCCCCATTGAAGGTGATCCTCCCTGAAGGGACGTATTTGGTCTGGATCGATTTCCGACCCCTGGGACTTGCACCGGGTGAGTTACAAGAATTTCTGGTGAAGAAAGCGAAGGTCGCTTTAAACGCGGGCAGTACTTTCGGAGAGGAAGGAAAGGGATTTATGCGGATGAACATAGCCGCTCCCCGCTCCATCCTGGAAGAAGCCCTCATGAAGATCGAAACGGCCGTCGCATCAATAAAGCCTGCGGAACGGTAA
- a CDS encoding carbohydrate ABC transporter permease — protein MLRFSNLSYKTQRKLIIIAFSIIPVALLITFSYLPVLNMFGYSLTDWNGISKQKDFVGLENYKVFFTNPKYYSVFKVSLYYFVASFVQLGLALYFATLLSFNVKFKNFFKGVLFFPYLINGVAIGFIFLLFFRPDGTLDTLLRWLGLGDYIQLWLGNPDIINISLSGTSIWRYMGFNFIIFLGAISSIPRDLYEAAELDGANRWQQFTHIILPSIKQIIQLNLILSVSGSISVFEIPYIMTGGSNGSNTFVIQTVDLAFKYGKFGLASAMAVILLIIVVVVTLIQKKLVREEA, from the coding sequence ATGCTACGATTTTCAAATCTGAGTTACAAAACTCAGAGGAAGCTCATTATCATCGCCTTTTCCATCATTCCGGTTGCGCTGCTGATCACCTTCTCCTATTTGCCGGTGTTAAATATGTTTGGCTACAGTCTTACCGATTGGAACGGGATCAGCAAGCAAAAAGATTTTGTCGGCTTAGAGAATTATAAAGTCTTTTTTACGAATCCCAAGTATTATTCGGTCTTTAAAGTGAGCTTGTATTATTTCGTTGCCTCCTTTGTGCAATTAGGGCTCGCTCTCTATTTTGCAACTCTATTAAGTTTTAATGTGAAATTTAAGAACTTTTTCAAGGGAGTTTTGTTTTTCCCCTATTTGATTAATGGCGTGGCGATCGGTTTTATCTTCCTGCTCTTCTTCAGACCTGACGGTACACTGGACACCCTACTGCGATGGCTCGGATTGGGCGACTACATCCAGCTTTGGTTGGGGAATCCGGATATCATTAATATCTCACTGTCGGGGACATCGATCTGGAGATACATGGGATTTAATTTTATCATTTTTTTAGGAGCGATTTCTTCCATCCCACGGGATTTATATGAAGCGGCCGAACTGGATGGTGCGAACAGGTGGCAACAATTTACTCACATCATTCTTCCAAGCATTAAGCAGATTATCCAACTCAATTTAATTCTGTCCGTTAGCGGCTCCATCAGCGTTTTTGAAATCCCGTACATCATGACGGGTGGTTCCAATGGGAGCAATACTTTCGTCATTCAGACGGTTGACCTCGCGTTTAAATACGGAAAGTTTGGATTGGCCTCAGCCATGGCGGTCATCTTGCTCATTATCGTTGTGGTGGTAACCCTTATCCAGAAAAAATTGGTTCGGGAGGAGGCATAG
- a CDS encoding acetylxylan esterase: MINDMPLDQLFTYQGSSPKPADFDEYWQRGLDELKKQPLDYELIPAEIQTDLVESFHLYFTGVGGARIHCKLVRPKRWQKKGPGIVYFHGYSVNSGDWLDKIAYAAHGFTVIAMDCRGQGGLSEDNLTVKGTTLRGQIIRGLDDPNPDNLYYRNVFLDTVQTTWILMSMEQVDPERIGVFGFSQGGALTVACAALEPRIKMAVAGYPFLSDYKRMMELDMNHSAYEEIAYYFRQFDPNHEREEEIFRKLGYIDIQNLADRIQAKVLWVTGLADIICPPSTQFAAYNKIKSEKEILLYHEYGHEYLPNMADKMFQRFLRL, translated from the coding sequence TTGATTAATGATATGCCTTTGGATCAGTTGTTCACCTATCAAGGGAGTAGCCCAAAACCGGCCGATTTTGATGAATATTGGCAAAGGGGACTTGATGAACTGAAAAAGCAGCCGTTGGATTATGAATTAATCCCGGCGGAAATACAAACCGATCTGGTAGAGAGCTTTCATTTGTATTTTACCGGAGTGGGTGGAGCAAGAATCCATTGTAAGCTGGTGAGACCGAAACGTTGGCAAAAAAAAGGACCGGGTATTGTCTATTTTCATGGGTATTCGGTGAATAGCGGAGATTGGCTTGATAAGATCGCTTACGCGGCACATGGGTTTACTGTGATCGCGATGGACTGCCGCGGTCAGGGGGGATTATCCGAGGACAATTTGACGGTGAAAGGGACCACCCTTAGAGGTCAAATCATTCGGGGATTAGATGACCCGAATCCGGACAACCTGTATTATAGGAATGTGTTCTTGGATACGGTGCAAACGACCTGGATCCTTATGTCGATGGAACAAGTTGACCCGGAACGTATCGGTGTTTTCGGATTTTCACAGGGAGGAGCCCTTACGGTAGCATGCGCCGCCTTAGAACCAAGAATAAAAATGGCGGTGGCAGGGTACCCCTTCCTCTCTGATTACAAAAGGATGATGGAGCTTGACATGAACCATTCCGCCTATGAGGAGATTGCTTATTATTTTAGGCAGTTTGATCCGAATCACGAGAGGGAAGAGGAGATTTTTCGTAAGTTGGGGTATATCGATATTCAGAATCTTGCCGACCGTATTCAGGCCAAGGTATTATGGGTTACCGGATTGGCCGATATCATATGCCCGCCTTCAACCCAGTTTGCAGCCTATAATAAGATAAAGTCTGAAAAAGAGATTCTTCTCTATCACGAGTATGGGCACGAATACCTGCCCAACATGGCGGATAAAATGTTTCAGAGATTCTTAAGGTTGTAA
- the ric gene encoding iron-sulfur cluster repair di-iron protein → MEYPFTGSETIGDIVSSFPGASNLFKEYRIDFCCGGNRILSTALREQQIDEGLFLERLNRLFHNAKQKPEKDKDWREAPLSDLIDHIVQTHHAYLLKELPLLSEVVTKILQVHGSAHRELAQLHHLFHLMKMELEQHLITEEETVFPLIKEAELTGNRIARSQAAEAIVKLEAEHSTVGNVLKEMRQITDNYRLPEGACRTYTLSFQKLVELESDMFQHIHLENNVLFQRLGHPSLRRI, encoded by the coding sequence ATGGAGTATCCATTTACCGGATCCGAAACGATTGGCGACATTGTTTCCTCTTTTCCCGGCGCAAGCAATTTGTTTAAGGAATATCGGATCGATTTTTGCTGTGGCGGAAACCGCATCTTATCCACAGCGCTGCGTGAACAACAGATTGATGAAGGGCTTTTTTTGGAACGATTGAATCGGTTGTTTCACAACGCCAAACAAAAACCGGAGAAGGATAAAGATTGGCGGGAAGCGCCTTTGAGCGATTTGATCGACCACATTGTGCAAACCCATCATGCCTATTTGCTCAAAGAATTGCCCTTGCTCAGTGAGGTTGTCACCAAAATTCTCCAGGTTCACGGCTCTGCACATCGTGAATTGGCCCAACTCCATCATCTTTTCCACTTAATGAAAATGGAACTGGAGCAGCATCTGATCACCGAAGAAGAAACCGTATTTCCCCTCATCAAAGAAGCCGAACTGACGGGGAACCGAATCGCCCGATCCCAGGCAGCCGAAGCGATTGTGAAGTTGGAAGCCGAACATAGCACTGTCGGCAATGTATTAAAAGAAATGCGGCAGATCACCGACAACTACAGGCTGCCGGAGGGCGCATGCCGGACGTACACTTTGTCGTTTCAGAAGCTTGTCGAATTGGAATCGGATATGTTCCAGCACATTCATCTGGAAAATAATGTACTTTTCCAACGGTTGGGGCATCCTAGTTTGCGCCGAATTTGA
- a CDS encoding hemerythrin domain-containing protein, with protein MSQIPHHGGGTMPGSQGQRTEMTLCEPLAQLKREHGPLREQMNSFAREAAEIGMSYEIADWSRALSGLKEKVDAFVRGLDPHSEREEEYLFPLMAKYIGSETGPIAVMEFEHEQAKLNLKMFRESVEQVKEPVNTARAKEIASYALQAHAVLTDHFMKEETVLFPMAENILNSEEKEELSRAFGLS; from the coding sequence ATGAGTCAAATCCCTCATCATGGCGGCGGCACGATGCCGGGAAGCCAAGGACAGAGAACAGAAATGACACTTTGCGAACCGCTGGCGCAACTTAAGCGCGAACATGGACCGCTCAGGGAACAGATGAATTCCTTTGCCCGGGAGGCAGCGGAGATTGGGATGTCTTACGAAATAGCCGATTGGAGCCGTGCGCTCTCCGGATTGAAAGAAAAGGTGGATGCCTTTGTCCGGGGGCTTGACCCTCACTCAGAACGGGAGGAAGAATACCTCTTTCCGCTCATGGCCAAATACATCGGGAGTGAAACGGGGCCGATTGCCGTGATGGAATTTGAACATGAACAGGCCAAGCTAAACCTGAAGATGTTTCGTGAATCGGTGGAACAAGTGAAGGAGCCGGTAAATACCGCCCGCGCGAAAGAGATCGCTTCCTATGCGCTTCAGGCTCATGCCGTCTTAACGGATCATTTCATGAAAGAAGAAACCGTGCTCTTTCCGATGGCGGAAAACATCTTGAACTCGGAGGAGAAGGAAGAGCTCAGCCGCGCGTTCGGTCTTTCCTGA